In Candidatus Scalindua japonica, the genomic stretch CAAAGAAAGCGCTGATCCTGGAGGCAGAAGCCGATGAGGTGTTTGTTGTGAGAGAGTTTATTGTATTGAGTATCAGTTCGGACAAGATCAAAAAATTGGCTATGGGTGATAGCGTTGTATGTGAGCAGAGAAGCACAATTAATGAAGAAAGCAGAAAAGGACTATCGCTGAGTGGAAAAGTTGTAGATATTTCAGGGAATCATGAAAATGGGGCAATATACAATATTACAATTGAAGCAACAGACATTCTGAGTAGAAATATAAATAAAGAATTTGAAAAAGTCTCTTTCTATAATGATCGTGGCGATTTATTGCTATCGAAGAATAATGTTAATTTCCATGTAAAAAGCAGGGCCTTTAAGACAAAAATAACACCGGGTTTTAAAGAAGGTAATTATGTCGAAATATTAACCGGCCTCAAAGAGAGTGACAGAGTTATTACAGTCGGACAAGATGACGTTGGCCACGGTGCGGATGTTGTCATTATTAACGAAGAAAAAGAGGCTGGAGAAACTGCAGTTTTAGGGGCGCCATAAAATACTTAGTTTAGCGATGGGGTTTAACCATGCCAACATGCCTCTATGTCACATTATCGGTAAAATCAGACCTGACCAATGTCAGGAAACAGGCTGATGAAATACCTGCTGAACCGAATATCATACACATTACCATGATCTGATAACGCGCCGCTATAAACGGTGAAACACCGGACAGAATCTGGCCTGTCATCATCCCTGGCAGGGAGACCAGCCCGACTGCAAACAGGGAATTTGTTATAGGAATAAGCGATGCACGGAGTGCTATAACTCGTGCCTTTTCATACGGAACGTCCCTCTCAATCTCCGCGTCAAGTCTCTCTACCGCGATGCTGACGCTATTCATCGCACTGGCAAAGATCATCCCCGCAAGCGGAATCACATTACTCGGCAGATACCACGGTTTCAGATTAAGGACACCCTGTGTTATTAACAGCAAAATTAACCCTCCACCAATCAAAATAGAACAGAATGATTTCAGATACAATACCCTGCGGGGTATCTTTGCCGTTCGCAAAGCTATCCAGCTCGCGGCGAAAAGCATAACTGCCAGAACAGATCCAACTATCAGATAACTATCCGATTTGAAAATAAAGATCAGAAAATACCCTATCAGCAGAAGCTGAATAAGCATCCGCAAAATGGCATAGAGCGAGTTCCCGTAACCAAGCCCCCATCGCCACAGGATACCGACAACAGCAATAGCCGGGATAAAAGCCAACATCAGATTTATAAAGGGAATTGTATGTACTGTATTATTCATGATTGATAAACAAAAACATATTTATACCACGTTCTTTACTACTCAGGAAAGCAGGAAATACATGAAAAAGTTTTTAAAACAGACACATTGCAACCATATCCATAACGAAAAACATATGGTATTGTATTTGATGTTAGCTTGCCAAATGATTATCGTAGGGGCACGAGGCATCGTGTCCCTACGATTTGAAACATCTATTTCAAAAATACCATGCATATGGTTTGGCATGATTACTAATTTT encodes the following:
- a CDS encoding ABC transporter permease; its protein translation is MNNTVHTIPFINLMLAFIPAIAVVGILWRWGLGYGNSLYAILRMLIQLLLIGYFLIFIFKSDSYLIVGSVLAVMLFAASWIALRTAKIPRRVLYLKSFCSILIGGGLILLLITQGVLNLKPWYLPSNVIPLAGMIFASAMNSVSIAVERLDAEIERDVPYEKARVIALRASLIPITNSLFAVGLVSLPGMMTGQILSGVSPFIAARYQIMVMCMIFGSAGISSACFLTLVRSDFTDNVT